One Cicer arietinum cultivar CDC Frontier isolate Library 1 chromosome 8, Cicar.CDCFrontier_v2.0, whole genome shotgun sequence DNA segment encodes these proteins:
- the LOC101488491 gene encoding probable galacturonosyltransferase-like 1, with protein sequence MTSMVLTIFHFLIVLLFIILISTNHVTCNTITITTTQRFKQAPKFYNSPNCATLQFSQPTDTCSDDAVHVAMTLDIKYLRGSMAAILSVLQHSSCPENTIFHFVTAASKSYSSTVTLNNTLSNSFPYLKFQIYPFNDDAVSGFISTSIRSALDCPLNYARNYMANLLPTCVNKIVYLDSDLILVDDIAKLAATNLRNDAVLAAPEYCNANFSNYFTPTFWSNPSLSLTFASRKPCYFNTGVMVIHLERWRAGNYKRMRIYELGSLPPFLLVFAGKIVPVDHRWNQHGLGGDNFRGLCRDLHPGPVSLLHWSGKGKPWARLDANRPCPLDVLWAPYDLLETPFAFEA encoded by the exons ATGACATCCATGGTCTTAACCATTTTTCATTTCCTAATAGTTCTATTGTTTATTATCTTGATCTCTACTAATCATGTCACGTGCAACACCATCACCATCACCACCACTCAACGCTTCAAACAAGCACCTAAATTCTACAATTCCCCAAACTGCGCCACCCTTCAATTTTCACAACCCACCGACACGTGCTCCGACGATGCTGTCCACGTGGCAATGACACTAGACATTAAATACCTCCGTGGCTCCATGGCCGCCATTCTCTCCGTTCTTCAACACTCTTCATGTCCAGAAAACACTATCTTCCATTTCGTCACCGCTGCTTCAAAATCATATTCCTCCACTGTCACACTCAACAACACACTCTCAAACTCATTCCCCTATTTGAAATTCCAAATCTACCCTTTCAACGACGATGCCGTTTCAGGTTTCATTTCAACTTCCATTCGCTCCGCACTTGATTGTCCTCTCAACTACGCGCGAAATTACATGGCTAACCTTCTTCCCACGTGCGTAAATAAAATCGTTTACCTTGATTCCGATCTTATACTCGTCGACGACATAGCCAAACTCGCCGCCACGAATCTTCGTAACGACGCCGTTCTCGCTGCGCCGGAATATTGCAACGCTAATTTCAGCAACTATTTCACACCAACGTTTTGGTCCAATCCTTCGCTTTCTCTCACGTTCGCGAGTCGTAAACCTTGTTACTTCAACACCGGAGTTATGGTTATTCATTTAGAGCGGTGGCGTGCCGGAAACTAC AAGAGAATGAGGATCTATGAGCTTGGTTCGTTGCCGCCGTTTTTGCTTGTTTTCGCCGGTAAAATAGTTCCGGTTGATCACCGGTGGAATCAGCACGGGCTTGGTGGTGATAATTTTCGCGGGCTTTGTAGGGACTTGCATCCAGGCCCGGTGAGTCTTTTGCATTGGAGTGGGAAAGGTAAGCCGTGGGCCAGGCTTGATGCTAACCGTCCTTGCCCATTGGATGTTTTGTGGGCTCCATATGACCTGCTTGAAACACCTTTCGCCTTTGAGGCGTAG
- the LOC101488833 gene encoding uncharacterized protein — protein sequence MSSGFGESTRSFPPNPSCSSGNNPNNDAGDFECNICFDLAQDPVITLCGHLFCWPCLYRWLHHHSHSQECPVCKALVVEEKLVPLYGRGKSQTDPRTKSYPGMEIPRRPSGQRPQTAPPPPPPEANYAGFGLMGGFIPMATARFGNFTLSTAFGGFIPSLLNIHFHGFQDATVYGTTSGHPFGFNTFQGGNSRGFSSQATGQVQRQEDNVLKNLLLLIGVFVLLTVIFVM from the coding sequence ATGTCAAGTGGTTTTGGAGAATCAACGAGATCATTTCCTCCAAATCCGTCATGTTCTTCAGGGAACAATCCCAACAACGATGCTGGCGATTTTGAATGCAACATATGTTTCGATTTGGCTCAGGATCCTGTGATCACACTTTGTGGTCATTTATTCTGTTGGCCTTGTCTTTATAGATGGCTACATCATCATTCACATTCTCAAGAATGTCCTGTTTGCAAAGCCCTTGTTGTTGAAGAGAAATTGGTTCCTCTTTATGGTAGGGGAAAATCGCAAACTGATCCGAGGACTAAATCGTATCCTGGTATGGAGATTCCACGTCGTCCTTCTGGACAGAGGCCGCAAACGGCGCCTCCCCCACCTCCTCCTGAGGCGAATTATGCTGGGTTTGGATTGATGGGTGGGTTTATTCCAATGGCAACTGCTAGATTTGGAAACTTTACGCTTTCGACTGCTTTTGGTGGGTTTATACCGTCTCTTCTTAATATTCATTTCCATGGCTTCCAAGATGCTACTGTCTATGGGACGACTTCTGGTCATCCCTTTGGGTTTAACACGTTTCAGGGTGGGAACTCAAGAGGTTTTTCTTCGCAGGCAACTGGGCAAGTGCAGCGGCAGGAGGACAATGTTTTGAAGAATCTGCTTTTGCTGATTGGTGTTTTTGTCCTTCTCACAGTTATCTTTGTTATGTAA
- the LOC101489158 gene encoding fatty acid elongase 3-like — MNTTLTIIQTLNFYLSEHPSIVGFRWSHTQSWGSTWSFLVISIVFYITTSLFLHLLLTLVVNRNKLIPLGPLPALHSLTVTIISTTIFAGILLSSVAEIKETNWFWRRSKTPLQWFLCFPLGTRPSGRVFFWSYIFYLTRFLHMLTTFFVILKRRKLAFFQLFYHSISTFMSFLWLEYSQSFQVLAIVFTTLAYSVMYGYRFWTAFGLRGACFPLVLNFQLLLLGCNVVCHVGVLLLHFFRGGCNGIGAWVFNSFLNCAILFLFLKFYVRVYLGKRKKD, encoded by the coding sequence ATGAACACCACCTTAACAATAATCCAAACCCTTAATTTCTACCTTTCAGAACACCCTTCCATCGTCGGATTCCGATGGAGCCACACTCAATCTTGGGGTTCCACATGGTCCTTCCTCGTCATCTCCATCGTATTTTACATAACAACCTCTCTTTTTCTCCACCTTCTATTAACCCTTGTTGTAAACCGTAACAAACTCATCCCTCTCGGTCCTTTACCTGCTCTCCATTCCCTCACCGTAACCATAATCTCCACCACCATTTTCGCCGGAATATTACTCTCCTCCGTCGCTGAAATCAAAGAAACAAATTGGTTCTGGCGCCGATCGAAAACCCCTCTTCAATGGTTCCTATGTTTCCCTTTAGGAACACGTCCCTCCGGTCGTGTTTTTTTCTGGTCCTACATTTTCTACCTAACACGTTTCCTTCATATGTTAACAACCTTTTTCGTCATTCTAAAACGTCGTAAACTTGCTTTCTTTCAACTCTTTTACCATTCCATTTCGACTTTCATGTCTTTTCTTTGGCTCGAATACTCTCAATCTTTTCAAGTGCTGGCGATTGTTTTCACCACTTTGGCGTATTCTGTTATGTACGGTTACAGATTTTGGACCGCGTTTGGGTTGCGTGGCGCGTGTTTCCCACTCGTTTTGAATTTTCAGTTGCTCTTGTTGGGGTGTAACGTTGTTTGTCATGTTGGGGTtcttttgttgcatttttttaGAGGTGGGTGTAATGGAATTGGTGCTTGggttttcaattcttttttgaattgtgctattttgtttttgtttcttaaGTTTTATGTCAGGGTTTATCTTGGCAAAAGGAAAAAAGATTAA
- the LOC101489489 gene encoding calcium uniporter protein 2, mitochondrial-like, translating into MAFKKTLAQRLFNITKISSQNLTNSRISSSSVCGGVSSKFSEPDIAPEPGDNGKFRRYFHGFEPERTGFKTELNSKTGNIVEKLRAMDIARSRIRLEGLSPPAEMTEVDGVTVEDVRKLLKVTQLEMVKSRLRDSTNSCVTVSEFIRICSEYCSNDDEAVKIAKMLDDSAAVIILGDVVFLRPEQVAKNIQSLLPIRGAKVADSIRKEYEEMEKKKIAIDNRTNTLIRRELWGGLGFMIVQTMAFMRLTFWELNWDVMEPICFYLTSMYFMAGYTFFLKTSKEPSFEGFYEARFNSKQKRLMKLHNFDIERYNKLKDVCFPTASTMFDSSIALTFGNSSQHH; encoded by the exons ATGGCGTTCAAAAAAACTCTTGCCCAACGCCTCTTCAACATCACCAAAATATCGTCACAAAATCTCACAAATTCTCGCATTTCATCCTCCTCCGTCTGTGGAGGTGTTTCTTCAAAGTTCTCTGAACCCGACATTGCTCCAGAACCCGGAGACAATGGAAAATTCCGTAGATATTTTCACGGGTTCGAACCGGAACGAACCGGGTTCAAAACGGAGCTAAATTCGAAAACCGGAAACATTGTGGAGAAGCTGAGAGCAATGGATATTGCTCGGAGCCGCATTCGGTTGGAGGGATTGAGTCCACCGGCGGAAATGACGGAGGTGGACGGTGTCACCGTCGAGGATGTGAGAAAGTTGCTGAAAGTGACGCAATTGGAGATGGTGAAATCGAGGTTGAGAGATTCTACAAATAGTTGCGTAACGGTTTCGGAGTTTATTCGGATCTGCTCCGAATATTGTTCCAATGATGATGAAGCGGTTAAGATTGCAAAGATGCTTGATGATTCTGCTGCTGTCATTATATTAGGAGATGTTGTGTTTCTTAGACCTGAACAG GTAGCAAAAAACATCCAAAGTCTACTCCCTATACGAGGAGCAAAAGTGGCAGATTCAATTAGAAAAGAATATGAAGAAATGGAGAAAAAGAAGATAGCCATTGACAACAGAACCAACACCTTGATTCGCCGTGAGCTTTGGGGAGGTTTGGGTTTCATGATAGTGCAAACAATGGCATTCATGAGGCTCACCTTTTGGGAGCTTAATTGGGATGTGATGGAACCTATTTGTTTCTATTTAACATCCATGTATTTTATGGCAGGCTACACATTCTTCCTTAAGACTTCAAAAGAACCTTCTTTTGAAGGTTTTTATGAAGCCCGTTTCAACTCCAAGCAGAAACGTCTTATGAAGCTTCACAATTTTGATATTGAAAGGTACAATAAGCTCAAGGATGTTTGTTTTCCCACAGCTAGTACAATGTTTGATTCATCTATTGCTCTAACATTCGGAAATTCTTCACAACATCATTGA
- the LOC101489807 gene encoding UPF0496 protein At2g18630-like: MGGQSSKGSNSNSNNDVPIPIKMGAHSLYAADLRSYEAACDEDPNLQSFDATIQERTNRVISSLAQGIEVRSISLDSLGEVTGSLLDMNQEVVKMILECKQDIWNKKDRDLFSLVEDFFENSLQTLEFCNALEKCLKRAREKLVVVKSVMTCFEEEVQNGVEGSTYVKTLKGLKDFKETGDPFSEEFYSLFQSVYAQQASMLKKLLIRKQKLDKKLKSLKTLKRVSSAIFVAAFVAVLIFSVVAAAIAAPPVIMALAGALAVPIGSVGKWCNSLFKKYETAIKGQGEVISSMQIGTYISLVDMNNIRVRIEQLEIKIESMLQIADFALGNEDAVKLAIDEIKKKIEIFAEIIETLSVQADQCSRQTRKARTVVVQKIIKYSS, from the coding sequence ATGGGAGGTCAATCCAGCAAGGGTAGTAACTCTAATTCTAATAATGATGTTCCAATACCTATTAAAATGGGTGCTCATTCTCTTTATGCGGCCGATTTAAGGTCTTATGAAGCTGCGTGTGATGAAGATCCAAACTTGCAATCGTTTGATGCTACCATTCAGGAGCGAACCAATAGGGTGATCAGCTCTCTTGCTCAAGGGATTGAGGTGCGTTCGATATCGCTTGATTCGTTAGGAGAAGTTACTGGCAGTCTTCTTGACATGAACCAGGAAGTTGTCAAAATGATTTTGGAGTGCAAGCAAGATATATGGAACAAGAAGGACCGGGACTTGTTCTCGTTGGTGGAGGATTTTTTCGAGAATAGTCTCCAGACACTGGAGTTTTGTAATGCTCTTGAGAAATGCTTGAAACGAGCGCGTGAAAAACTTGTTGTGGTTAAGTCTGTAATGACTTGTTTCGAAGAAGAGGTTCAAAATGGGGTTGAAGGGTCGACTTATGTTAAGACATTGAAAGGGCTTAAGGATTTCAAGGAAACTGGGGACCCTTTTAGTGAAGAGTTTTATTCTTTGTTTCAGTCGGTTTATGCTCAACAAGCATCAATGCTGAAGAAATTACTGATTAGAAAGCAAAAGCTTGATAAGAAATTGAAATCTCTCAAGACACTTAAGAGGGTGTCAAGTGCTATTTTTGTAGCTGCTTTTGTCGCTGTGTTGATTTTCTCAGTGGTGGCAGCTGCAATCGCTGCACCCCCAGTTATAATGGCTTTGGCTGGGGCGTTGGCTGTTCCAATAGGCTCGGTTGGAAAATGGTGTAACTCACTTTTTAAGAAATATGAAACAGCTATAAAGGGCCAAGGAGAAGTAATCAGTTCAATGCAGATTGGTACTTATATTTCATTGGTGGACATGAATAACATTCGGGTCCGTATCGAACAATTGGAAATAAAGATTGAGTCCATGTTGCAAATTGCTGATTTTGCTCTTGGAAATGAGGATGCCGTTAAGCTTGCAATCGATGAGAttaagaagaaaatagaaatttttgCAGAGATTATTGAGACTTTGAGTGTGCAAGCTGATCAATGTAGTCGGCAGACTAGGAAAGCAAGGACAGTAGTTGTACAGAAGATAATTAAATACTCTAGTTAA